From the genome of Mycobacterium kansasii ATCC 12478:
GCGGCTCGCACCCAGGCGCCGGTCAGGGCGTCGGCGGCCGACTTGCCGACCGTGACGCGATGCCCGTCGATGTTGGCGGTGACACCGCGGCCCGGCTCTTCGACGACATCGGTGGGAAGTGACAAGCGCAGACCCCGGCTGAGCGCTTCGGTGACGATGGCCTCCGCCAGGACGTGCGGGGAAAGCTGGTCCACCGAGGCGGCCAGCCGCAGCGTCTCGGTGGCGTCCCGGCCGGGGGCAGCCACCACGTCGACCACGGAAGGACGTCCCATCGTCAGCGTGCCCGTCTTGTCCATCACCAAAGTCGTTGCATGCCCGAGGTTTTCCAACGCGACTCCGCTGCGGATCACCACCCCCGCCCGGGAGGCCCGGGACAGGCCGGAGACGATCGCCACCGGCGCGGCCAGCAGCAGCGGACAGGGGGTTGCCACCACCAGGACCGCCACGGCGCGGACGGCCGAGCCGCTCGCCAGCCAGGCAGCCGAGGCCAGCAGCAGCGACAGCGGCAGGAACCAGGCCGCATAGCGGTCGGCCAACCGCACGATCGGCGCAGTTTCCGCACCCGCCTGCTGCGCCATTCGGACAATGCCGGCATAGGTGCTCTCGTCGGCGGTTGCGGTGGCGCGCAGCTCAAAAGCGCTGCCGGCGTTGACCACACCGCTGCGGACCGGCTCGCCGACCGCACGTTCCACCTGCAGCGGCTCACCGGTCAGCGCGGACTCGTCCAGGACTGCCACCACGTCGACGATGCGCCCGTCCACGGGGACCACCTCGCCCGGCCCGACGACGACAATGTCGTCGACGACCACGTCCGCCAACGGAACAAGGCTTACCTGCGCGCCGGCCCGTCGGCGCGCAAACCGGGGCGCACGTTCGAGCAGCGCCCGCAAATCGCGCGACGCGCGTCGCTCGGCGGCCGCATCGAGGGCACGACCACTTGCCAGCATCACCGCGATCAATGCGCCGGCCACGTATTCGCCCACCAGCAGAGTGCCGATCAGCGACAACACCGCGATGACGTCGACACCGATCCGGCCCCGGCGCAACGCGGCCATTACCCAGACCGAGGCCGGCACGACGGCCAGTACCGTACCCGCGATCCAGCATCCGTCGGCCATACCGCGTTCACCGAGCAACCAGGCGATCCCACCGGCGGCCAACAGACCGACGGTCGACACCACCAGGGCCGGTTCGATCAGTCGGCGAACTCGCGATAGCCACCGGCCGCCCGCAGCTGCCGTATCGCCAACCACCTCGAAAATCCTATCGCTTGCCGATACTTTCGACGTCCACCACAGCAGGGCCCGATACAGCTGAACGAATCCGCAGTCGACTTCACCAGCTCGACGTTGGCCCTGCTAGGGCCGTAATGCCCGGCTCGTTCGGGTCCTTGGACACCGGGCTCGGCCGGGCCGATGTCGACGCATCCGAGATCTCAAGCCGGCTAGTGCGTACAATCACGCGCCGATAGGTCTAGCCGTAAACCCGGCCGCAGGACGAGCACCGAAGGAATCCGATGCCGATAGTCAGGTTGCTGCTCGTCCTCGCGCTGAGTTGGCCGGGGATCGTGGCATGCGGGTCGCAGCAGCAGGCGCCGCCACGCGCGTCGGCTTCGAGTTCCACCTCGACGACGGTCACCACGAGCACTGCGACCACCACCGAATCCAGCACCACTGCGTCGCCTCCCACCACCACCGCACCGTGTGTGGGGTTGTCGATCTGTCCACCGCCGCCGCCGGACGCCGAGGGCAATCCCGCGTGTTTCTACTCCGACGGCTGGCAGGCGACGTCGTCCGGGGCCGGTATCGAGGTGTGGTATTTCCATGAGCCGCAGAACATGTCGAAGCCCGACAAGGTGACCGCGGTAGTGCGCAAGAAGGACGGCACCACCGAGTCTCAGGAAGCCGATATCCAAGCGGGGCAACAGGTACACCGCTTCGAGTTTGCGACCATCAACCAATCCACTGTGGCAGAAGTGTTTCTGGACAGCAGCACCGGCCGCTGCTTCGTCATCGGGCCGGGCAGCTGACGATCTCAGCGTCGGTCTCCTGACACATCGCGCGGCGGGGCACCGATGAGTTTCTGCATCAGCCGGTGCCCGCCGAGGACTATCGCGGCACGATCGGGTCCACTGCCGCGCTGCACCGCCGCGGCATTGTCACCGGCGATGAACACCGGACCGTTTGCCAGGTTCTCCAGCCCCGCGCGCGCCACGTCGGCGGGTTCGGTAACCGGGATCCCGGGCACGTCGAAGTTCAATCCGGCTCGCTCCATGGCCGGCGTGCGCGTGACCCCCAGCACCAGTTCCAGGACGTCAACGCCGTGGTCGCGCAGCTCCAGCCACAGGCTCTCGGCGAACAGCCGGCTGAACGCTTTGCTGCCGGTGTACACCGCCTGACGCATCGAACCGTAGGTCGCCGCGGTCGAACCGACCAGCAGGATGCCGCCGCGGCGGCGGGCTCGCATCGACCGCCCGAAGTGGTGCACCAGTTCCAGCATCCGGGTCACATTGAGGTCGATGACCCGACCGACGTCGGTCAGGTCGGCGTCAAGGAACTTCTGGCGGCACGTGTTGGCGCCGGCGTTGTAGATCAGCAGGCCAACCTCCAGGTCGGCCGCTTCCGCACTGATTCGCCAAACCGATTCGGGGTCAAGGAGATCCACGGCGATCGTATGCACTTGCACGCCCAGCTGCCGGCAACTGTCCGCGGTGTCGGCCAGCGGTCCCGGCCTGCGCGCGATCAGCATCAGGTTCAGTCCGTGGCCGGCCAACTGCTTGGCGAACTCGGCTCCTACGCCCTCCGAACCACCGGCGATCACCGCCCACGGGCCGTATTTCGCGACGTCGGGCATGGTTCCTCCTCAGCGCTGCTGGCCGGCACCACGTGGCATCGGCGGAAGCCACCAGCTCTATTCGGACACCGCAAGCGGGTTCGCGCCAGACCGGGTCCCTACAGTTTCCGTCATGAGCACCGTCTTGGACATTGCCACCAACGGACCCGTCCGGACCTGGACGATCAATCTGCCCGATGTCGGCAACGCGATCACCGGCAAGGATTTCATCGCCGCGTTCGAGGCCGCCGTCGACGGCGCCAACGCCGACACCGGTGTCTGCGCGGTCATTCTCACCGGGACGGGCAAGATCTTCTCCGCGGGCGGCAACGTCAAAGAGATGGCCAACCGCGACGGGATGTTCGGGCTGGACGCACTCGACCAGCGGCACGCCTATATCGACGGCATCCAGCGGATCCCGCGGGCTCTAACGCGCCTCGAGGTTCCGTTGATCGGTGCCGTCAACGGGCCGGCCATCGGCGCCGGTTGTGACCTGGCGATGATGTGCGACATCCGGGTCGCGTCCGAGCGCGCCTGGTTCGCGGAGAGCTTCGTCCAGCTCGGCCTGATTCCCGGCGACGGCGGCACCTGGTTTCTGCAGCGGATCATCGGCTACGAACGCGCCGCGGAGATGACGTTCACCGGCGACCGCGTCGACGCCACAACCGCCCTGCAGTGGGGCATGGTCAGCCGCGTGGTGCCCCACGAGGAACTGCTCACCGAGGCACACGCGCTGGCCGAACGCATCAGCAAGAATCCGTCCCACGCGCTGCGGATGGCCAAGCGGCTGCTGCAGGAGTCGCGGACCGGCTCACTGGAGTCGACGCTGGGACTGGCCGCGGCGATGCAGCCGCTGGCGCATCGCGATCCCGAGCACCAGCACCGCATTGCCAAGTGGAAGACGAGCTGATGCCACCGCCGAGGCTGGTGCCGCCCGCCGTCGTCGACGCATCGGCGACATCGGCGACGGATGCCTTGCGCGCCGAGGTCCGCGCGTTTCTCGCCGAGCAACTGGCCGCCGGTTCGTTCACCCCGTCCGTCGATGCCTGGCTGACGCGCTGGGACGAGAACTTCACCGCGGCGCTGGCGGCGCGCGGCTGGCTGGGCATGACGGTGCCCGTCGAATACGGCGGGCACGGACGCTCGTTTGTGGAGCGGTTCGTTGTCACCGAAGAACTCCTGGCGGCCGGTGCTCCCGTCGCTGCGCATTGGGTCGCCGACCGCCAGATCGTGCCGTCGCTGCTCAAATACGGCACCGAGGCTCAGAAGTCGCATTTCCTGCCCCGGATCGTGCGCGGCGAGTGCTTTTTCGGCATCGGCATGAGTGAACCGGACTCCGGCTCCGATTTGGCCAGTGTGCGCACCCGGGCCGAGCGCGTCGAGGGTGGCTGGTCGCTGTCGGGCACCAAGGTCTGGACGTCGGGCGCCCACCTCGCGCACGCGTTCATCGTGCTCGCCCGCACCGCGCCGGTCGATCCGACCGATCGGCATGCCGGACTCAGCCAGTTCATCGTCGACCTGCGCGGGACCGGCGGCCTCGATATCCGGCCGATCGTCTCGATGAACGGCGACCACCACTTCAACGAGGTCATCCTCGACGCGGCTTTTGTGTCCGACGACATGGTGTTCGGCGAAATCGGCCACGGTTGGCAGCAGGTGACCTCGGAGCTGAGCTTCGAGCGCAGCGGGCCCGAACGCTTTCTGTCGACCTTCGTGCTGCTGGCATCGGCCGCCGAAAACATGGCTGCGCAACGACTTTCGTACGACGTCGACCTGGGCCGGCTGGTGGCGCGGGTGGCCGGTCTGCATCAGATGTCGGCCGCGGTGGCCGGGGCGCTGCAGCGCCATGACCGGGCCGACATCCCCGCGGCGGTGGTCAAGGTGCTCGGCACCACCACCGAAGGTGATATCGCCGACTTCGCCGATCGGCACGCCGGTGGCGATTCGCACCACGCCGAGCTGGTGTCGCGGGCGGTCGACCAGCGTCCGGGTTTCACGCTGCGGGGCGGAACCAACGAGGTGTTGCGGGGTGTCATCGCGCGGGGGCTGGGACTGCGATGACGACCGTCGATCCAACCGGCCCGGTCGACCCCGATCTGGTCGAGATGATGGACGCCGTCTTCGCCGGATACCGCGACACACATTCCGTGGGCGCGGCGCTTGACGCCCAACTGTGGACACGCCTCGACGATCTCGGCTTGGTGCGGCTGACCGGCTCCGAAGAGTCCGGCGGCAGCGGGGCCGGCTGGTATGAAGCAGCGGAGCTGCTTTCCGCCGCGGTTCGTCACGCCGTGCGAATTCCGTTGGCAGAACACGATTTATTGGCATGCTGGCTGTTACAGGCCAACCGGATGCCCGTCGACGGCGCGGTGCGGACGGTGTGCCTGCTCGATGACCGGGGCAGGTCCGACGACGTGCCCTGGGCCGGCGCCGCCGAGCGGATCGTGATCGTCTGGCAAACCGGCGACGGATACCGGGTGGCCGACGTGGCGGCGGAATCGCTGGTTGTCACCCCTGGCGCCAACCTGATCGGCGAACCGCGGGACACGGTATCCGCCGACCCCGTGGCGCTCGCCGGTACGCCGGTCGGCGGGCATCTGGTGACGGCGCTGACGCTAAAGTCCGCACTCGTGCGGGCGATCCAGGTGTGTGCGGCGCTGGACCGGATTGTGCAGCTGTCCATCGAGCATGCGACAACACGGTGCCAGTTCGGCCGGCCGCTGTCGAAATTCCAGGCGATACAACATCTGATCGCCGACATCGCCGCCGAGGCCGCCCTCGCCCGTGCCGCGACGGAGGCCGCGCTCACCGCGGCCGTGCGCAGCGACTGGTCCGCGCAGAACCTCGATTTCCTTGTCGCCGTGGCACGTTCGTGTGCGGGCCAGGCCTGTTCGGTTGTGGTGCGCAACGCCCATCAGGTCCATGGCGCCATCGGCACCACTCGGGAACACCGCCTGCACGAGTTCACCCGTGCAGCACTGGCGTGGCGCTCGGAGTTCGGTTCGGTCCACTACTGGGACGAGCAGGTCACCCGTGCGGCACTACGAGCGGGGTCGGCCGGCCTCTGGAGCTTGATCACCGGATGACGCCAGGCGTGTTTCGCCGGGCGTAACGCCACGGCGAAAAATCGAGCGGGATATCGCCCCGGCGTCACGCTCGCGCTGCGGGTCAGGCCGAAGGCCTAGCCGGCGTCGAGAACCGGTCCGCCGGCAGCCGATGCACCCCTGGCGACCACGACCGGTATCGACGTTGCCGGATCGGTGCGCAGGATGGTGTGCACCACGTTGACCAGGTCCTCGACCGGCATCAACTTGCCCGGCATGCAGCCGCCGGAAAGCCACAGCGGATACGCCTTCATGGCAAGGTCGCGATCCCAGCCGACGTTCATTGCCGTCCGCGCGTCACCCTCGCCGCCTGCGCACTCGCCCACGATGAGGCAGGTGAATCCGATTTCCGGGTGCTCGGCCCGCCACGCCTCGACCAGCCTCTCCAGGGCCGCCTTGCTGACCCCGTACGCGCCGAGGCCCGGCCACGGCGGTGTGTAACCGCCGGTGTCGGAGGACAGGTAGATCGCCTTGCCCGAGGCGGCGGCCAAATGCGGCACCGCCGCCGCGGTGGCCACCGACGCGCCGATGACGTTGGTGTCGAAAACTCGCCTCCAGGTGTCGGCATCGGTGTCGACCAGGCGCACCAGTGGGCTGATGGCCGGGGTGTAAACGAGGTTGTCGAGGCCGCCGAGCGCCTCGGCGGCCGCGGCGATGGCCGCTCGGCACGACGCCTCGTCGGTGACGTCGCACTCCACGGCGATGGCACCGGGGCCGGCCTCCCGGGCCGCGGCCTGGGTTCGCTCGAGCCGCCGCGCCAGCAGCGCGACGTCGTCGCCGCGCCTGGCAAGCCCGACACCGATGCAGCGCCCCAACCCGCTCGAGGCGCCGATGACCACCGTTTTCGACATAGCCGCCTCCTACCCCAAGCGTTGACCCTGTGCGACGAGACCCGCCAGAGCCACAGCGTATCGGGTCGCCGAAACTGTGTTATTGCAGACAAACTACGAGTACGGGCCTGCAAAACTACAGTCTCGGCGAGACGGCTGGTCGGGCACCCGACTCGAAACGCCACTGCCCGGCAATGCCGGTGATATCGGGCTGGCTCTGCTGCGATTCGCTCGCGGCTTGCAGCACCACCGTGCTGCGCGCATCGACGGTGAGCCTTGCCGCGGCGGGCAATTCGTCGCGCGGCGCCAGCTGCCGGGCACCGGTATAGACCACCGTGCGCCACTTCTCGCCGAATTTTGCTGGTGGCAAGGTGAATTCGATCGGCTCGTGGTGTGCGTTGAAGCACAGGACGAACGAGTCGTCGAACACCCGCTGACCGCGCAGGTCGCGGTCGGGAATGCCGTGGCCGTTGAGGAACACCGCGATGGACTTCGCGAAGCTTGCGCCCCAGTCCTCGTCGGTCATCTCCGACCCGTCGGCGGCAAACCAGGCGATGTCGGGCAGACCGTCCTCACCGCGACGGCCCACCGGCTTGCCGGAAAAAAACCGGCGCCTGCGAAACACCGGGTGGTTGGCGCGTAATGCCGACACCGCGCGGGTGAAATCCAGCAGGCCGACGTCGGCCTCCGCCCAATTGACCCAGGTGATTTCGTTGTCTTGGCAGTAGCCGTTGTTGTTCCCGTTCTGGGTGCGTCCGAGTTCGTCGCCGTGGCCGATCATCGGCACGCCCTGGGACAGCAGCAAGGTGGTGAGAAAGTTGCGCTGCTGGCGGCTTCGCAGCTCGTTGACGCCCGTGTCGTCGGACGGCCCCTCGAAGCCGCAGTTCCATGAGCGGTTGTGGCTCTCACCGTCGTTGTTGTCTTCGCCGTTGGCCTCGTTGTGCTTGTCGTTGTAGGACACCAGGTCACGCAGCGTGAACCCGTCGTGGGCGGTGACGAAGTTGATCGAAGCGACCGGCCGGCGCGCGGTGTGCTCGTAGAGATCGGCCGATCCGGACAGTCGGTAGGCGAACTCGTCGAGGGTGGCAGGCTCACCGCGCCAGAAGTCGCGGACGGTGTCGCGGTACTTTCCGTTCCACTCCGTCCATTGCGGCGGGAAATTGCCCACCTGGTAGCCGCCGGGCCCGACGTCCCAGGGCTCGGCGATGAGTTTGACCTGACTGACCGTCGGATCCTGTTGTACAAGTTCGAAAAACGTTGCCAGCCGGTCAACTTCGTAGAATTCCCGGGCCAGCGTCGCGGCCAGGTCGAACCGGAAGCCGTCGACGTGCATCTCGGTCACCCAGTAGCGCAACGAATCCATGATCAGCTGCAGTGAATGCGGATGACCGACATTGAGGCTGTTGCCCGTACCGGTGTGGTCCAGGTAGTAGCGCTTGTCGTCGTCGACCAGCCGGTAGTAGGCGGCGTTGTCGATTCCGCGCATCGACAGCGTCGGGCCCAGGTGGTTGCCCTCGGCGGTGTGGTTGTAGACCACATCGAGAATGACCTCGATGCCCGCCTCGTGCAGGGTGCGCACCATCGCCTTGAACTCCTGCACCTGCCCACCTGCCGACGTGGCGCTGGAATACTTCGGGTCGGGCGCAAAGAACGAGATGGTGTTGTAGCCCCAGTAATTCGAGAGCCCCTTCTCGACCAGAGTGGAGTCGTTGGCGAAGTGGTGCACCGGCATCAGCTCGATCGCGGTGACGCCGATGCTGGTGAGGTGCTCGACGATCGCCGGGTGGGCCACCGCGGCGTAGGTGCCGCGTAGGTGCTCCGGGACGTCCGGGTGCGTTTGCGTCAGACCTTTGACGTGAGCCTCGTAGATGACGGTGTCGGCGTAGTGGTGATTCGGCGGGCGGTCGGTGCCCCAGTCGAAGTAGGGATTGATCACCACGGCCTTGGGCATGCTGGCCGCCGAGTCGTCGTCGTTGCGGCTCTCCGGGTCACCAAAGGGGTAGCCGAACAGCGATTGGTTCCAGTCGAAAATGCCGTCGATGGCCTTCGAATACGGGTCCAGCAGCAACTTGCTTGGGTTGCACCGGTGGCCCGCGCGGGGGTCGTAGGGACCATGGACCCGATACCCATAGCGCTGGCCGGGTTCGATGGTCGGCAGGTAGGCGTGCCAGACAAAGGCGTCGACCTCGGGCAGGGTGATCCGGGTCTCGGTGCCGTCGGCGTCGAACAGGCACAGCTCGACCCGCTCGGCGACCTCGCTGAACAGCGCGAAATTGGTGCCAGCCCCGTCATACGTCGCGCCCAGCGGGTAGGCCCGGCCGGGCCAAACCTCGAGAGTGGGCGTGGGGGCGACGACGGGAGCGCTGGTCATGGCGCAGTTGATACCCCGTCGGTGCCGCGGCCAAACCCGGCCCGCGTTATCCACGTCGGCTTCGGTGGACGTCAGTCGCATGCGAAACATCCTGCAGGGGAGTCGATTTCGCGGCGCACGGTGCCGGCTCCGCGATTGGGATGCCAGCGCGCACTGCGGCACCCGGAGCCGTCGGCCACCCCGATTGAACAAATCTAATGATTTATCTATCTATTGCACAAATGATCTGATATGTTCAATGCGCCGCCGCCCCGGCGGTGACCTAGTCCAGAAGGGAAACATCATGGGGACCACCGCAATGGGAGCAGTAACAGAGTCTCCGGTCGAACGATGGCGGGACCGTAAGCGACACCTGTGGCTGGTGGGACTCGTCCTGCCCACGGCGTTGCCGGTGAGCGTGGCGCTTGCCTGGGTGTTCGGCAAACTCGGCTGGAACGCCGCCACACCGGTGTTGTGGTGGGTCGGGCCACTGCTGCTTTACGTGCTGTTGCCCATCCTGGATCTGTTCTTCGGCCCCGACGGCCAAAACCCGCCCGACGAGGTGATGGAGCGACTCGAGAACGACAAGTACTACCGCTATTGCACGTACGCGTTCATTCCGTTCCAGATGGTCAGCCTGGTGCTGGCGTGCTACCTGTGGGCGGCCGAAGACCTGAGCTGGCTCGGCATCAGCGGCGGCCTGGGCCTGATCTCCAAGATCGGCGTGACGCTGACCATCGGCGTCGTCGGCGGGGTGGGCATCAACACGGCCCACGAGTTGGGGCACAAGCGCGAGAACCTCGAGCGATGGCTGTCCAAGATCACCCTCGCCCAGACGCTGTACGGACACTTCTACATCGAGCACAACCGCGGCCACCACGTGCGGGTGGCCACCCCGGAGGATCCGGCCAGCGCGCGATTCGCAGAAAGCTTCTGGATGTTCTTGCCGCGCAGCATGTTCGGCTCACTCAAGTCGGCCTGGGAACTGGAAAAGACTCGCATGCAGCGGATCAACCAGCCCACCTGGAGCCTGCGCAACGACGTGCTCAACGCCTGGGTCATGTCGATCGTCCTGTTCGGTGGGCTGACCGCCGTCTTCGGGTGGCAGGTGCTGCCGTTCCTGATCATCCAGGCGTTCTACGGCGCGTCGCTGCTGGAATCGGTCAACTACCTCGAACATTACGGTCTGCTGCGGCAACGGACCGCTTCCGGACGCTACGAACGGTGCGCGCCGGTGCACAGCTGGAACTCCGACCACATCGTCACCAACATCTTCCTTTACCACCTGCAGCGGCACAGCGACCATCACGCCAATCCCCTGCGCCGCTATCAGACGCTGCGCAGCATGGCCGGTGCCCCCAACCTGCCCAGCGGGTACGCCACCCTGATCACCCTGACCTACCTTCCCCCGCTGTGGCGAAAGGTGATGGACCACCGCGTAATCGAGCACTACGGCGGTGACATCACCAAGGTGAACATCGATCCGCGCAAGCGTGGCAGAGTCCTGGCCCGCTACGGAAGCCGGTGATTGCCACCGGTCCATGCCCGGTGCCGGCCCGCGGGTACCGAACCCGGCCCCGCGGGCACGACACCGAAAGCCCGGTCCATGCACACTAATCTCAGCCCCATGGTCGAGACCGAGCCGTCGCGGAACCGCAACCCGTATCAGAGCACCGCGTTGAGCCTGATGCACAACGGGGTGCTCGACGCGCTGCACGGCTTGCTGCTCCAACGGAAGTGGTCGTCGATCACCATGGCCGACGTGGCATCGGCGGCCGGCGTCAGCAGGGGCACCATCTACAACGAGTTCCAGTCACGACGCGGACTGGCGCGTAGCTACGCCCTTCGACTGACGGACACCATCGTCACCGGAATGCGAACGGCCATAGACGAACACCACGGCGACGGCTACGGTGCCATGCGGACGGTCTTTCGCGACTTCTTCGACCGCGTCGACCATGATCCCCTCGTCCAGGTGTTGCGAACCGAGGACGCGCCCAACGACATTCTCCGGTTGATCACGGTCGAGAGCCAGTTCCTGGTCGACCATGCCTCGAGCCAGCTGTCGCAGACCTTCCAGCACAGCTGGGTCAACGCCGACGAATACGACGCGACAGTGATGGGCCAGGCCGTGGTCCGGGCCGCACTGAGCTTTCTCGCGCTGCCCCCGGCCGACGCCGACGAAGCCGCGAGGGGCATGGCGCGCCTGCTCGCGCCGTTCGTCGAATCGATCGGTGGTTAATCGAACGTGCGGACCTCAGTACGGTGTGAAACATGAAATATCTCGACGTCGACGGAATGGGAAAAGTCAGCCGCATCGGACTGGGCACCTGGCAGTTCGGTTCGCGCGAATGGGGATACGGGGACCGCTACGCCTCCGGCGCGGCCCGCGACATCGTGCAGCGCGCCCTCGACCTGGGTGTCACGCTGTTCGACACCGCCGAAGTCTACGGCTTCGGCAAAAGCGAACGGATCCTCGGCGAGGCACTCGGCGACCGGCGCGACAAGGTCGTTGTGGCCAGCAAAATTCTCCCGGTCGTGCCGTTTCCCGCCGTGGTCAAGCAGCGCGCGCAGGCCAGCGCCCAACGGCTGCAGCTCGACCGCATCCCGCTCTACCAGGTCCACCAGCCCAATCCGGTGGTCCCCGATTCGGTGATCATGCCCGGAATGCGCGAGCTTCTCGACAGCGGCAAGATCGGTGCGGCCGGGGTGTCCAACTACTCGCTGGCCCGATGGCGAAAGGCCGACGCCGCGCTCGGCCGCCCGGTCATCAGCAACCAGGTGCATTTCTCCCTCGCCCACCCGGGCGCGCTCGACGACCTGGTTCCGTTCGCCGAGCGGGAGAACCGCCTCGTCATCGCCTACAGCCCGCTGGCACAGGGCCTGCTGGGCGGCAAGTACGGCGTGGACAACCGGCCGGGCGGCGTGCGTGCCGTCAACCCGCTGTTCGGCACGGAGAACCTGCGCCGGATCGAGCCGCTGCTACAGACGCTTCGCGACGTCGCCGCCGACGTCGACGCCAAGCCGGCGCAGGTGGCGCTGGCGTGGCTGATCAGCCTGCCGGGAGTGGTCGCGATCCCCGGGGCGTCCAGTGTCGAGCAGCTCGAATTCAACGTTGCCGCAGCCGATATCGAACTCACCGCGGAGTCCCGCGACGCACTCACCAAGGCGGCCAGGGCGTTTCGTCCAACGTCGGTAAGGAAGTTCCTCACCGACACGGTCCGCGAGAAGCTCGGCCGCTGAAGAGGTGTCCCGGCTATATCGTGCGCGTGAGCCGATCGGCCAGCAGCTCCGCGAACCGCGCCGGATCCTCTGGTGTCCCGCCTTCGGCCAAAAGTGCTGTGCCGTAAAGTAATTCCGCGGTCTCCGGCAAGGAGGGATCGTCACTGCGGTCTTGGTG
Proteins encoded in this window:
- a CDS encoding crotonase/enoyl-CoA hydratase family protein, producing the protein MSTVLDIATNGPVRTWTINLPDVGNAITGKDFIAAFEAAVDGANADTGVCAVILTGTGKIFSAGGNVKEMANRDGMFGLDALDQRHAYIDGIQRIPRALTRLEVPLIGAVNGPAIGAGCDLAMMCDIRVASERAWFAESFVQLGLIPGDGGTWFLQRIIGYERAAEMTFTGDRVDATTALQWGMVSRVVPHEELLTEAHALAERISKNPSHALRMAKRLLQESRTGSLESTLGLAAAMQPLAHRDPEHQHRIAKWKTS
- the glgX gene encoding glycogen debranching protein GlgX, with protein sequence MTSAPVVAPTPTLEVWPGRAYPLGATYDGAGTNFALFSEVAERVELCLFDADGTETRITLPEVDAFVWHAYLPTIEPGQRYGYRVHGPYDPRAGHRCNPSKLLLDPYSKAIDGIFDWNQSLFGYPFGDPESRNDDDSAASMPKAVVINPYFDWGTDRPPNHHYADTVIYEAHVKGLTQTHPDVPEHLRGTYAAVAHPAIVEHLTSIGVTAIELMPVHHFANDSTLVEKGLSNYWGYNTISFFAPDPKYSSATSAGGQVQEFKAMVRTLHEAGIEVILDVVYNHTAEGNHLGPTLSMRGIDNAAYYRLVDDDKRYYLDHTGTGNSLNVGHPHSLQLIMDSLRYWVTEMHVDGFRFDLAATLAREFYEVDRLATFFELVQQDPTVSQVKLIAEPWDVGPGGYQVGNFPPQWTEWNGKYRDTVRDFWRGEPATLDEFAYRLSGSADLYEHTARRPVASINFVTAHDGFTLRDLVSYNDKHNEANGEDNNDGESHNRSWNCGFEGPSDDTGVNELRSRQQRNFLTTLLLSQGVPMIGHGDELGRTQNGNNNGYCQDNEITWVNWAEADVGLLDFTRAVSALRANHPVFRRRRFFSGKPVGRRGEDGLPDIAWFAADGSEMTDEDWGASFAKSIAVFLNGHGIPDRDLRGQRVFDDSFVLCFNAHHEPIEFTLPPAKFGEKWRTVVYTGARQLAPRDELPAAARLTVDARSTVVLQAASESQQSQPDITGIAGQWRFESGARPAVSPRL
- a CDS encoding acyl-CoA dehydrogenase family protein — encoded protein: MPPPRLVPPAVVDASATSATDALRAEVRAFLAEQLAAGSFTPSVDAWLTRWDENFTAALAARGWLGMTVPVEYGGHGRSFVERFVVTEELLAAGAPVAAHWVADRQIVPSLLKYGTEAQKSHFLPRIVRGECFFGIGMSEPDSGSDLASVRTRAERVEGGWSLSGTKVWTSGAHLAHAFIVLARTAPVDPTDRHAGLSQFIVDLRGTGGLDIRPIVSMNGDHHFNEVILDAAFVSDDMVFGEIGHGWQQVTSELSFERSGPERFLSTFVLLASAAENMAAQRLSYDVDLGRLVARVAGLHQMSAAVAGALQRHDRADIPAAVVKVLGTTTEGDIADFADRHAGGDSHHAELVSRAVDQRPGFTLRGGTNEVLRGVIARGLGLR
- a CDS encoding acyl-CoA dehydrogenase, whose product is MTTVDPTGPVDPDLVEMMDAVFAGYRDTHSVGAALDAQLWTRLDDLGLVRLTGSEESGGSGAGWYEAAELLSAAVRHAVRIPLAEHDLLACWLLQANRMPVDGAVRTVCLLDDRGRSDDVPWAGAAERIVIVWQTGDGYRVADVAAESLVVTPGANLIGEPRDTVSADPVALAGTPVGGHLVTALTLKSALVRAIQVCAALDRIVQLSIEHATTRCQFGRPLSKFQAIQHLIADIAAEAALARAATEAALTAAVRSDWSAQNLDFLVAVARSCAGQACSVVVRNAHQVHGAIGTTREHRLHEFTRAALAWRSEFGSVHYWDEQVTRAALRAGSAGLWSLITG
- a CDS encoding heavy metal translocating P-type ATPase; this translates as MVGDTAAAGGRWLSRVRRLIEPALVVSTVGLLAAGGIAWLLGERGMADGCWIAGTVLAVVPASVWVMAALRRGRIGVDVIAVLSLIGTLLVGEYVAGALIAVMLASGRALDAAAERRASRDLRALLERAPRFARRRAGAQVSLVPLADVVVDDIVVVGPGEVVPVDGRIVDVVAVLDESALTGEPLQVERAVGEPVRSGVVNAGSAFELRATATADESTYAGIVRMAQQAGAETAPIVRLADRYAAWFLPLSLLLASAAWLASGSAVRAVAVLVVATPCPLLLAAPVAIVSGLSRASRAGVVIRSGVALENLGHATTLVMDKTGTLTMGRPSVVDVVAAPGRDATETLRLAASVDQLSPHVLAEAIVTEALSRGLRLSLPTDVVEEPGRGVTANIDGHRVTVGKSAADALTGAWVRAAVNRARLDSAAIAWVCVDGELAGAVLLRDPLRRQAPRTVRRLREAGLTRLILLTGDRAEPTREVATILGLDEVYADQSPADKFAAVRAESERAVTVMVGDGVNDAPALAAATVGVAMGARGATASSEAADIVLTTDRLDRLADAMDIARWSRRIAVQSAVVGMSLSLLAMAIAALGWLPPAAGALLQEGIDIAVIGNALRALRGNPATELQLAAGTEQLLHRFADEHDQLRDTIGLLRTAANRVAAGPDAAALASLTAAHTLLTERILPHEQAEEVQLYPALARPLGSGEATATMSRTHAEIQRLSDRIATHLALAQSAGAIQHDQVDDLLACLYGLYALLRLHFVQEEESYFTLAEDDTATGPPPRPAGTQARKS
- a CDS encoding SDR family oxidoreductase — its product is MVIGASSGLGRCIGVGLARRGDDVALLARRLERTQAAAREAGPGAIAVECDVTDEASCRAAIAAAAEALGGLDNLVYTPAISPLVRLVDTDADTWRRVFDTNVIGASVATAAAVPHLAAASGKAIYLSSDTGGYTPPWPGLGAYGVSKAALERLVEAWRAEHPEIGFTCLIVGECAGGEGDARTAMNVGWDRDLAMKAYPLWLSGGCMPGKLMPVEDLVNVVHTILRTDPATSIPVVVARGASAAGGPVLDAG
- a CDS encoding SDR family NAD(P)-dependent oxidoreductase, producing MPDVAKYGPWAVIAGGSEGVGAEFAKQLAGHGLNLMLIARRPGPLADTADSCRQLGVQVHTIAVDLLDPESVWRISAEAADLEVGLLIYNAGANTCRQKFLDADLTDVGRVIDLNVTRMLELVHHFGRSMRARRRGGILLVGSTAATYGSMRQAVYTGSKAFSRLFAESLWLELRDHGVDVLELVLGVTRTPAMERAGLNFDVPGIPVTEPADVARAGLENLANGPVFIAGDNAAAVQRGSGPDRAAIVLGGHRLMQKLIGAPPRDVSGDRR